Proteins encoded together in one Mycolicibacter minnesotensis window:
- a CDS encoding antibiotic biosynthesis monooxygenase family protein, translating into MIVEHGVLPIRPGSEADFEAAFAMARPLIAAAPGFLGISMSRSVESPNLYLLLVRWENIEAHTEGFRKSPEFEQWRALLHPFYESPPVIEHFVDIG; encoded by the coding sequence GTGATTGTGGAACATGGAGTACTGCCCATCCGGCCAGGCAGCGAGGCCGATTTCGAAGCAGCGTTCGCCATGGCGCGCCCGTTGATTGCCGCTGCGCCCGGATTCCTTGGGATTTCGATGTCCCGATCGGTCGAGTCGCCGAATCTGTACCTGCTGCTGGTGCGGTGGGAGAACATTGAGGCGCACACCGAGGGCTTCCGGAAGTCGCCGGAATTCGAGCAGTGGCGTGCGTTGTTGCACCCCTTCTACGAATCGCCCCCGGTGATCGAGCATTTTGTGGA
- a CDS encoding cobalt-precorrin-6A reductase: MTRLLLLGGTAEARALADHLVAAGIEVTTSLAGRVADPRLPVGLVRVGGFGGIDGLRAALADYDVVVDATHPFATTMSANAAAACAAAGLPLLRLERPGWVQRAGQAWHWADSHIHAAQLAARLGGRPVLTIGRQHLAAYLPALADASVLARVVEPPAISVPPRWSVVRDRGPYALPGELTLLRDHRADVVVTKDSGGDYTWPKMVAAQDLGLPVVIVRRPDRPAGVPAVSNVEAALAWVLTGGQGDL, from the coding sequence GTGACCCGCCTGCTGCTGCTGGGGGGCACCGCCGAGGCGCGGGCGCTGGCCGATCACCTGGTCGCCGCGGGTATCGAGGTCACGACGTCGCTGGCCGGGCGGGTCGCCGATCCGCGGCTGCCGGTGGGGCTGGTTCGGGTCGGCGGATTCGGCGGAATCGATGGTCTGCGAGCGGCCTTGGCCGACTACGACGTCGTGGTGGACGCCACCCATCCGTTCGCGACCACGATGTCGGCCAACGCGGCCGCCGCGTGCGCCGCGGCCGGCCTGCCACTGCTGCGTCTGGAACGGCCCGGCTGGGTTCAGCGGGCCGGCCAGGCGTGGCACTGGGCCGACTCGCACATCCACGCCGCGCAGCTCGCCGCTCGGCTGGGGGGTCGGCCGGTGTTGACCATAGGCCGCCAACACTTGGCGGCCTACCTGCCGGCGCTGGCCGATGCGTCGGTGTTGGCGCGGGTCGTGGAGCCGCCTGCGATCAGCGTGCCGCCTCGTTGGTCGGTGGTCCGGGACCGCGGGCCCTACGCGCTGCCCGGCGAGCTCACGCTGTTGCGTGATCACCGCGCCGATGTCGTCGTCACCAAGGATTCCGGGGGCGACTACACGTGGCCGAAAATGGTGGCCGCGCAGGACCTCGGCCTGCCGGTGGTCATCGTGCGTCGGCCGGACCGGCCGGCGGGGGTGCCGGCGGTGTCCAACGTCGAAGCGGCCCTGGCCTGGGTCCTAACCGGCGGCCAAGGCGATCTGTAA
- a CDS encoding cobyric acid synthase, with product MAGILIAGTTSDAGKTVVATGVCRALARRGVRVAPYKAQNMSNNSMVCVDADGVPTEIGRAQWIQALAARATPDPTMNPVLLKPGSDQQSHVVLMGRPWGTLSSSNWVHGRAELAAAAHRAYDDLAGRYDVIVAEGAGSPTEINLRAGDYVNMGLARHAGLPTVVVGDVDRGGVFAAFFGTVALLSPEDQALVAGFIVNKFRGRLRLLEPGLADLERLTGRRVFGTLPWNPELWLDSEDALDLDGRRSVRAGARRVAVIRLPRISNFTDLDALGLEPDLDVVFAADPRGVSDADLVVLPGTRATIHDLAWLRSRRIDAAIAAHVAAGKPVLGICGGFQMLGKKIRDPDGIEGAPAEVAGLGLLDVETRFSAAKVLRLSDGGYEIHHGQITRGPAAGTDEAFPGGVRTGQVFGTMRHGCLEADAWRAAFLAETLGLAASAVSFPAARERRLDLLGDLIEEHLDVDALLRLAEGGPVSGLPFLPPGAP from the coding sequence ATGGCCGGAATTCTGATCGCCGGAACCACCAGCGATGCCGGCAAGACCGTGGTGGCCACCGGGGTGTGCCGGGCGCTGGCCCGCCGCGGGGTGCGGGTGGCGCCCTACAAGGCACAGAACATGTCGAACAACTCCATGGTGTGTGTCGACGCCGATGGTGTGCCCACGGAAATCGGCCGGGCGCAGTGGATTCAGGCCCTCGCCGCGCGCGCCACGCCGGATCCCACGATGAACCCGGTGCTCCTCAAACCCGGTAGTGATCAGCAGAGCCATGTGGTGCTCATGGGGCGGCCGTGGGGGACCCTGTCGTCGTCGAACTGGGTGCACGGCCGCGCCGAGCTGGCTGCGGCCGCGCACCGCGCCTACGACGATCTCGCCGGGCGTTACGACGTGATCGTCGCCGAAGGGGCGGGCAGTCCCACCGAGATCAACCTGCGCGCCGGCGACTACGTGAATATGGGCTTGGCGCGGCACGCCGGTCTGCCCACGGTGGTGGTCGGCGATGTGGATCGGGGGGGAGTGTTTGCGGCCTTCTTCGGTACCGTCGCCCTGCTCTCACCGGAGGATCAGGCGTTGGTGGCGGGGTTCATCGTGAACAAGTTCCGTGGCCGGTTGCGGTTGTTGGAGCCGGGCCTGGCGGATCTGGAGCGCCTCACCGGCCGGCGCGTCTTCGGCACCCTGCCGTGGAATCCGGAGCTGTGGCTGGACTCCGAGGACGCACTCGATCTGGACGGTCGACGCTCGGTGCGGGCCGGGGCGCGACGGGTCGCGGTCATCCGGCTGCCCCGGATCAGCAACTTCACGGACCTCGACGCACTGGGTCTAGAACCCGACCTGGACGTGGTGTTCGCCGCCGACCCGCGTGGGGTGTCCGACGCGGACCTGGTGGTGTTGCCGGGAACTCGGGCCACGATCCACGATCTGGCATGGCTGCGCTCACGCCGAATCGACGCCGCGATCGCCGCGCACGTCGCCGCGGGCAAACCCGTGTTGGGAATCTGCGGAGGTTTCCAGATGCTGGGGAAGAAGATCCGCGACCCTGACGGCATCGAGGGCGCGCCCGCCGAAGTGGCCGGGCTGGGCCTGCTGGACGTCGAAACCCGTTTCTCCGCCGCCAAAGTCCTGCGGCTTTCCGACGGCGGCTACGAGATACACCACGGTCAGATCACCCGCGGCCCAGCAGCCGGGACCGACGAGGCGTTTCCCGGTGGTGTCCGCACCGGCCAGGTTTTCGGCACCATGCGGCACGGGTGCCTGGAGGCCGACGCCTGGCGTGCGGCGTTCCTGGCCGAGACGTTGGGGCTGGCGGCGTCGGCGGTCTCTTTTCCCGCCGCCCGGGAGCGCCGGCTGGATCTGCTCGGTGATCTGATCGAAGAGCACTTGGATGTCGATGCCCTGCTGCGGCTCGCGGAGGGCGGGCCAGTGTCCGGGCTGCCGTTCTTGCCGCCGGGGGCACCGTGA
- the cobF gene encoding precorrin-6A synthase (deacetylating), which translates to MKVWILGIGMGPQHVTAEVADALRAADYVVASEKSSDDGLLAVRRAVVDAYAPAVPIVAVADPVRDRSPGLTEPDYARAVADWHAARAQRYADVLRARGGVAAFLVWGDPALYDSTIRIVDRVKDLGVDLDYHMLPGISAPQLLAARHRIVLHEVGRPVHITTGRRLAQAAAAGQENIVAMLNPDELDLSALGDWMIWWAANLGAAGERLVSGRVRDVVGQIAVARAAAKAEAGWVMDVFLVRRI; encoded by the coding sequence GTGAAAGTCTGGATTCTCGGGATCGGCATGGGACCTCAGCACGTCACCGCCGAGGTCGCCGACGCACTGCGGGCGGCCGACTACGTGGTCGCCTCCGAGAAATCCTCTGACGACGGTCTTTTGGCGGTGCGCCGTGCTGTCGTCGACGCCTACGCGCCGGCGGTTCCCATCGTCGCGGTCGCCGATCCGGTGCGCGACCGCTCCCCGGGGCTCACGGAGCCCGACTATGCCCGCGCGGTGGCCGACTGGCATGCCGCCCGGGCGCAGCGCTACGCCGACGTGCTGCGGGCCCGCGGTGGGGTGGCCGCCTTCCTGGTCTGGGGCGACCCCGCCCTGTATGACTCGACCATCCGCATCGTCGACCGCGTGAAAGACCTTGGGGTGGATCTGGATTACCACATGCTGCCGGGAATCAGCGCCCCGCAACTGCTGGCCGCCCGGCACCGGATCGTGCTGCATGAGGTGGGCCGTCCGGTGCACATCACCACCGGACGCCGGCTGGCGCAGGCTGCTGCTGCCGGCCAGGAGAACATCGTGGCGATGCTCAACCCGGATGAGCTCGACCTCTCCGCGCTGGGCGACTGGATGATCTGGTGGGCCGCCAACCTCGGAGCGGCAGGGGAACGGTTGGTCAGCGGCCGGGTCCGCGATGTCGTGGGCCAGATCGCGGTCGCCCGAGCAGCAGCCAAGGCCGAGGCGGGTTGGGTGATGGATGTGTTCCTGGTGCGGCGGATCTGA
- a CDS encoding cobaltochelatase subunit CobN: MLQARRIALLSTSDTDLLSARASGAAYRLGNPSRHDLEPLLDGVDVVVLRILGSSAEITDELRLLRATGLPLVVLGGERSPSAELMECSTVPIGLAAQAHAYLAEGGPANLAQLHAFLCDTVLLTGEGFEEPAVIPDWGYGQREAVGGPESLRVGVVYYRAHEVSGNAGFAHALADAIDATGRAVGVPIFAASLRNAPDELFEALGDLDAVVVCMLAAGGAMNATASVSAGDDDGAWDIERIAALDIPVFQGLCLGSSRADWAANDDGVSPLDSATQIAIPEFDGRVITVPFSFKEIDDDGLPHYVADTERCARVAGVAVNHAALRRIPNGGKKLALVLSAYPTKHSRVGNAVGLDTPVSAVRLLRRLAEEGYDVGDGFGVLDIADETTAGDRLIHNLIDAGGQDEDWLSAAQLAGAQVRVTAQQYAQWTAELPDELRDAMATAWGPAPGKLFVNDAGEIVLAALQSGNIVLMIQPPRGFGENPVAIYHDPELPPSHHYLAAYRWLSRGFGAHAVIHLGKHGSMEWLPGKTAALSSACATDAMIADLPLIYPFLVNDPGEGAQAKRRAHAIIVDHLIPPMARAESYGDIARLEQLLDEYGNIASMDPAKLPAIRGEIWNLMRAAEMHRDLGLDERPDDEEFDDFLLHVDGWLCEIKDAQIRDGLHVLGGAPAGPERVNLVLAILRAAQVWGGVDHAVPGLRAALGLKEEAAAAAVDEIEGRARQLVEAMEAAGWDAGAADTLHPDPEVCRVLRFAATEVVPRLAGTSGELDSVLHALSGGFVRPGPSGSPLRGLVNVLPTGRNFYTVDPRAVPSRLAWQTGQAMADSLVRRYLDDTGGYPESVGLSVWGTSAMRTSGDDVAEVLALLGVRPEWDEASRRVSGLEVISLEELGRPRIDVTVRISGFFRDAFPHVVAMLDDAVQMVATLDEPADANFVAAHARADLTEHGDQRRATTRIFGSAPGSYGAGILQVIEAGTWRDDKDLAEVYTTWGGFAYGRGLGGAPAAEDMRTNYRRIKVAAKNIDTREHDIADSDDYFVYHGGMIATVRALSGADPKAYVGDSTSPDAIRTRTLAEETARVFRARVVNPRWISAMRRHGYKGAFELAATVDYLFGFDATAGVVHDWMYEKLAAEYVLDPQTREFLDKSNPWALQGIVERLTEAADRGLWEHPDPETMAALRQAYLDVEGDLEDR; encoded by the coding sequence ATGCTTCAGGCACGGCGTATCGCGTTGCTGTCCACGTCCGACACCGATCTGCTGTCCGCCCGGGCCAGCGGCGCGGCGTATCGGCTCGGAAATCCGTCGCGCCACGACCTCGAGCCGCTGCTCGACGGCGTCGACGTGGTGGTGCTGCGCATCCTGGGTTCGTCGGCGGAGATCACCGACGAGCTGCGCCTGCTGCGCGCCACCGGCCTGCCGCTGGTGGTGCTCGGGGGGGAGCGTTCGCCCAGCGCCGAGCTCATGGAGTGCTCCACCGTCCCGATCGGGCTGGCCGCGCAGGCGCACGCCTATCTCGCCGAAGGCGGGCCGGCCAACCTTGCTCAACTACACGCGTTCCTGTGTGACACGGTGCTGCTCACCGGGGAGGGCTTCGAGGAGCCGGCGGTGATCCCGGATTGGGGCTACGGCCAGCGGGAGGCGGTCGGCGGCCCGGAGTCGCTGCGGGTCGGGGTGGTCTACTACCGGGCCCATGAGGTCAGCGGCAACGCCGGCTTCGCGCACGCATTGGCCGACGCCATCGATGCCACCGGCCGCGCGGTCGGTGTGCCGATCTTCGCCGCGTCACTGCGCAATGCCCCCGACGAGCTCTTCGAGGCGCTCGGCGACCTGGATGCGGTGGTCGTGTGCATGCTGGCGGCCGGTGGAGCCATGAACGCCACCGCCAGTGTCAGTGCCGGCGACGACGACGGCGCCTGGGATATCGAACGGATCGCGGCACTGGACATACCGGTGTTCCAGGGTCTGTGCCTGGGATCGTCGCGCGCGGACTGGGCGGCCAACGACGACGGCGTCAGTCCGCTGGACTCGGCCACTCAGATCGCGATCCCGGAATTCGACGGCCGGGTCATCACGGTCCCGTTCTCGTTCAAGGAGATCGACGACGACGGGTTGCCGCACTACGTCGCCGATACCGAGCGCTGCGCCCGGGTTGCGGGCGTGGCGGTGAATCACGCTGCCCTGCGGCGCATCCCCAATGGGGGCAAGAAGCTGGCGTTGGTGCTGTCGGCGTACCCGACCAAACACTCCCGGGTGGGCAACGCCGTCGGGCTGGACACTCCGGTCTCGGCGGTGCGGTTGCTGCGGCGGCTGGCCGAAGAAGGATATGACGTCGGCGACGGCTTCGGGGTGTTGGACATCGCGGACGAGACGACTGCCGGGGATCGACTGATTCACAACCTGATCGACGCCGGGGGTCAGGACGAGGACTGGTTGTCTGCCGCTCAGTTGGCCGGCGCGCAGGTGCGGGTGACCGCGCAGCAGTACGCCCAGTGGACCGCTGAGTTGCCCGATGAGCTGCGCGACGCGATGGCCACTGCGTGGGGGCCGGCGCCAGGCAAGCTGTTCGTCAACGACGCCGGCGAGATCGTCTTGGCCGCACTGCAATCCGGCAACATCGTGCTGATGATCCAGCCGCCCCGCGGATTCGGGGAGAACCCGGTGGCGATCTACCACGACCCGGAGCTGCCGCCGAGTCACCACTACCTGGCCGCCTACCGTTGGCTGAGCAGAGGTTTCGGTGCGCACGCGGTGATCCACCTGGGTAAGCACGGGTCGATGGAGTGGCTGCCCGGTAAGACCGCCGCGTTGTCGTCGGCCTGTGCCACCGACGCCATGATCGCCGACCTGCCCCTGATCTACCCGTTTCTGGTCAACGACCCCGGCGAAGGGGCGCAGGCCAAACGGCGGGCGCACGCCATCATCGTCGACCACCTCATCCCGCCGATGGCCCGTGCCGAGTCCTACGGTGACATCGCGCGACTCGAGCAGCTGCTCGACGAGTACGGCAACATCGCGAGCATGGACCCGGCCAAGCTGCCGGCCATCCGCGGCGAGATCTGGAACCTGATGCGGGCCGCGGAGATGCACCGTGACCTGGGCCTGGATGAGCGGCCCGACGATGAGGAGTTCGACGACTTCCTGCTGCACGTCGACGGCTGGCTCTGTGAGATCAAGGACGCCCAGATCCGTGACGGCCTGCACGTGCTGGGCGGCGCTCCGGCCGGTCCGGAACGGGTGAATCTGGTGCTGGCAATCCTGCGTGCCGCACAGGTCTGGGGCGGGGTGGACCATGCGGTGCCTGGCCTGCGGGCCGCGCTGGGACTCAAGGAGGAGGCCGCCGCGGCGGCCGTCGACGAGATCGAGGGCCGCGCCCGGCAGCTGGTCGAAGCCATGGAGGCGGCCGGCTGGGACGCCGGGGCCGCCGACACACTGCATCCCGACCCCGAGGTGTGCCGGGTGCTGCGATTCGCCGCCACCGAAGTGGTTCCGCGCCTGGCCGGCACGTCGGGGGAGCTGGACTCGGTGCTGCATGCGCTGTCCGGCGGCTTTGTCCGGCCTGGACCGTCCGGGTCGCCACTGCGGGGCTTGGTCAATGTGCTGCCCACCGGCCGCAACTTCTACACCGTCGACCCGCGTGCCGTGCCCTCGCGGCTGGCCTGGCAGACCGGGCAGGCGATGGCCGATTCGTTGGTGCGTCGCTACCTCGACGACACCGGCGGTTACCCGGAGTCTGTCGGATTGTCGGTCTGGGGGACCTCGGCGATGCGTACTTCCGGTGACGATGTCGCCGAGGTGCTGGCCCTGCTTGGAGTGCGACCCGAGTGGGACGAGGCGTCGCGGCGGGTGTCGGGACTTGAGGTCATCTCTCTGGAGGAGCTTGGTCGGCCGAGAATCGATGTGACGGTCCGGATTTCAGGGTTCTTCCGGGATGCCTTCCCGCACGTGGTGGCGATGCTCGACGACGCGGTGCAGATGGTCGCCACCCTGGACGAGCCCGCCGACGCCAACTTCGTCGCCGCGCACGCCCGTGCCGACTTGACCGAACACGGCGATCAGCGCCGCGCCACCACCCGGATCTTCGGCTCGGCGCCCGGCTCGTACGGGGCGGGAATCCTGCAGGTGATCGAGGCCGGGACCTGGCGCGATGACAAGGACCTCGCCGAGGTCTACACCACCTGGGGTGGCTTCGCCTACGGCCGCGGCCTGGGTGGTGCGCCCGCCGCCGAGGACATGCGCACCAACTATCGCCGGATCAAGGTGGCCGCCAAGAACATCGACACCCGTGAGCATGACATCGCCGACTCCGACGACTACTTCGTCTACCACGGCGGCATGATCGCGACCGTGCGGGCGCTGTCGGGCGCCGACCCGAAAGCCTATGTGGGGGACTCGACCTCGCCGGATGCCATCCGGACCCGCACCCTGGCCGAAGAGACTGCCCGGGTGTTTCGGGCTCGGGTGGTCAACCCGCGCTGGATCTCCGCCATGCGCCGGCACGGCTACAAGGGCGCCTTCGAGCTGGCCGCTACCGTCGACTACCTGTTCGGGTTCGACGCCACCGCGGGTGTGGTGCACGACTGGATGTACGAGAAGCTCGCCGCAGAATATGTGCTGGACCCGCAGACCCGGGAGTTCCTCGACAAGTCCAACCCCTGGGCGCTCCAAGGCATCGTGGAACGGTTGACCGAGGCCGCCGACCGCGGCTTGTGGGAGCACCCCGACCCGGAGACCATGGCAGCGTTGCGGCAGGCTTACCTGGACGTAGAGGGCGACCTGGAGGATCGGTGA